Genomic window (Pyramidobacter piscolens W5455):
CCCGTTCCGTTTTTCAGGCGGCGCGTGAAAAAAATTTTCTTTGGTCACTTGATTCATTTTTTGCGAGTGTGTATCATAATAAAATGTTGCCCTGAAAAGAGTCAGGGCGTTTTCATGAGAAGGAGGCGGTCGGAAACCGATGGATCAACACGCTGACGGTATTCCCTTACGATTCGGCACAATAGCTCCGGCGGTTTTCGTCCGGCCCTGACGTCCCTTTCGCGTCGGCGCGCCGCCGCTGCCGGAATGCGAAAGGAGTGTTTTTTTTGGAATGCAACAAACTTTTTGAACAGATCGAGAACTGCATCGACCAGAAGCGCTTCCGCGAAGCCAAGGAGCTGCTCTCCGACATGGAGCCGATCGACATCGCCGAAGGGTTGGAGCGCGATCTGTCGCCGGCCCGCCTGGTGTTTTATTTCCGATTGCTGCCCAAGGATCTGGCCGTCGAGGTGTTCGAGCTGTTGGACATCGAAGAGCAAGAACGCTTTTTGCAGCACGCCACGGACGACGAAGTCAAGGAAATGATCGAGGAAATGTCCGACGACGACCGCACGGAGCTGTTCGACGAGCTGCCGGCGACCACGGTCAAGCGCCTGCTGCAGAAGCTGTCGCCCGAGGAGCGCAAGCTGGCCAACACGCTGCTGGGCTATCCACAGGACAGCGCCGGCCGCATCATGACGCCCGAGTACATCGACCTCAAGGCGCACATGACCGCCGAAGCGGCGCTCGTGCGTATCCGTCAGAAGGCCCGCAGCAAGGAGACCATCTACACGTGCTGCGTCACCGACGAGGGGCGCCACCTGCTCGGCATGGTCGAGCTGGAAGACTTGATCCTCGCCGACCCGCAGACGGAAGTGCTCGACATCATGGACGGCGGCCCCGTTTCCGTGCCGACTACGGCCGATCAGGAGGAAGCCGCGCAGCTCATCTCCCGCTACGACCTGCACACGCTGCCGGTGGTGGACAGGGAAAACCGCCTGGTCGGGATCATCACTTTCGACGACATTCTCGACGTCGTCGAAGAAGAAGCCACGGAAGATTTCGAACGCATGGCGGGCATCGAGCCGGTCGAGGAGGATTACCTCGACGCCGGCCTGCTTACCGTCGCGCGCAAGCGCTTCATCTGGCTGATCATCTGCATCGTCGCCGAAGCGCTGACGTCGACGGTGCTCAAACATTATTCGCCGATCGTGCAGCGCGTGGTGTCGCTGACGTTTTTCGTGCCGCTGCTGATCGGCACCGGCGGCAACGCCGGCACGCAGGCGGCGACGCTGATGATCCGCGGCATGACCGTGGGCGAAGTGCAGTGGCGCGACCTGGGGCGGATCATCCTGCGCGAGACGACGACGGGGCTTCTGCTCGGAAGCGCGCTGGGCCTGCTGGGCGTGGCGCGCGCGTGGATGATCGGCACGGGAACGGCCGTTGCCTGGACGGTAGCCGCGGCGGTGACG
Coding sequences:
- the mgtE gene encoding magnesium transporter, yielding MFFLECNKLFEQIENCIDQKRFREAKELLSDMEPIDIAEGLERDLSPARLVFYFRLLPKDLAVEVFELLDIEEQERFLQHATDDEVKEMIEEMSDDDRTELFDELPATTVKRLLQKLSPEERKLANTLLGYPQDSAGRIMTPEYIDLKAHMTAEAALVRIRQKARSKETIYTCCVTDEGRHLLGMVELEDLILADPQTEVLDIMDGGPVSVPTTADQEEAAQLISRYDLHTLPVVDRENRLVGIITFDDILDVVEEEATEDFERMAGIEPVEEDYLDAGLLTVARKRFIWLIICIVAEALTSTVLKHYSPIVQRVVSLTFFVPLLIGTGGNAGTQAATLMIRGMTVGEVQWRDLGRIILRETTTGLLLGSALGLLGVARAWMIGTGTAVAWTVAAAVTLIVLLGNLAGTLLPLLARAVRLDPAIMSGPLITTVVDVCGLIVYFELAGVFIGLN